ATTCTGATTTGTGCAAGCTCTTCTTCTGTCAGCCCCAAAATAGGAGATCTTAGAACTGATGCCAGCGGAATATCCTGATACGGATTATCAATCACTTTTAGAAGTGACATCATAATCGCTACTTCCGTTGCTTCAAAATAGCCGCTGGAGAGATTGGCATAAACAGGGATTCCCTGCTGTTTGAACTCCTCCATTATTTGCGGAGCCCATGTCATGGAACGAAGCAGGATGACAATATCCCTGTACTTGGCAGGCCGCCCGGATTCGGTCTTTGTGTTGTAAACTTCTTTCCGATTCCCAATGATTTCTTTTATTTTCGACGCCATAAATCTGGCTTCGAGCTGTGACTGGGCTAACTCTTCGCTGTCAAAACCCTCATCCATTGATTCAGGCTCAGGTTCGTTTTTTTCATTTCCTTCAAGATCAATAATGGCTATTTCCACAGGGTGTTCCTGACTCTCTGAATAAGGTGCTCCTTTAATAAGCTCAGCTGCCTGATCATACTCAATTTCACCAACAGATGTCCCCATAATTTGCTTAAAAATATAGTTGGTCCCGTGGAGGACTTCTTTACGGCTTCTGAAATTTCGCGCCAGATCAATTCTAAGGCCTGTCTCTTCTCCGTCCCGTCCGAACCGGGTGTACTTACTCAAAAACAGATTAGGCTCTGCAAGGCGGAAACGGTAGATCGACTGCTTTACATCGCCTACCATGAAAAGATTCCCGTTTTCTTCTGAATCTGCTGTTACCAGCTGCAAAATAGCTTCCTGCACCATGTTGGTATCCTGATACTCATCAACCAGGACTTCTTTGAACTGATTTCTGCAGGCAAGAGCTGCTTCTGATGGCAATAGCCTTCCCTCTTCATCTGATGATGAAAGAATTTCAAGGCAATAATGCTCAAGATCGGCAAAGTCAACCAGCCCTTTTTCAGTTTTAACCTGGTCAAAGCGAATTGAGAATTCTTTAACTAACGAAACAAGCGATTCTATATGGGGCTTCATTTCCGCCATGTCACGCATGAAGCTTTCCTGTTTGCGGAAAAACAGTTCTTCCTGCAGGCCGGTTATGATTTTCTTGGCCTGGTCCCTGAGTTTCTTTGCCTTTTCAACCAGCCCTTCATCATAATCATTGCCTTTACACGTTTTGGCTCTGCCAAAAGACCATGATTGCATCGCTTCATATAGCATCGGCCACGAATCGTTTTTCGCTTCGATTAGAGTATTGACAACGTGCAGATCTGCGATAAAGTTTTCTGCTCTCGGAGCCGGTCCTCCAGGAAGCTTGGTCAGCTCCAGCCCATATTCCAGCAGCTGCCTGGCCCCTTTCAGCTGAAGATCTATATCCTCCAAAAGGGAACGGACAAATGGAAGCTTTTCAAGACTTTCAACACCGTCCACGTTATACATCTCAACAATTGAATCAAGATATTGATCAGGTGAAGGGTTGGAGCGGGCAAAATCGTATAAGTCCCTTATTATATCCTGAAGGGCAGTGTCACTTCTGTCATTTGTAAAAGTATCCACAAGTGCAAAGAATGCTTCGTTTCCCTCTTTACCGTATTCCTCTTCAAAAAGCTCCTCGAGTACTTCATCCCTTAAGAGCTGTGCTTCTGTTTCATCAGCGATTCGAAATCCGGGATCAATATCGGTCATGTAGTAATATTTACGGATCATCTCTAAGCAAAATGAATGCAAAGTCGAGATGGATGCCCTGTTTAATAAGCTTACCTGCTTTCTGAGGTGAGCAGACTTCGGATCGGCATTAATCGCTTTTTCAAGCGCCTCGCCGATTCTGTGCCTCATTTCGGCAGCTGAGGCATTTGTGAAGGTCACAACAAGGAGTTCATCGACATTAATAAGATCTTCATCAGCGATAATCTTATTGATAATCCTTTCAACCAAAACAGCCGTTTTCCCTGAACCGGCTGCAGCAGCCACCAGAATATCCTGTCCCTTGGCCATAATTGCTTTCCACTGGTCATCAGTCCAGGTTGCATCTTCCGGCTTAGGCGGTATGGCCATTTTCATCGCCCTCCACCTCCTTCTTGATGATTTCAATCATGTCTTCTTTTGGCTTAGGCACAAATAACCTGTAATCATTGGTTTCGAGCGATTCGTCAAATTGGCATACAGATTTATAGGCACAAAATGTACATGGTGTTTTTTCCTTCATTTTATATGGGGCAATTTTAACATCGCCCTCTGTAATCATATTGCCAGTATTCCTATACATCTTTCTTACGTAGCGGCGCAAATAATCAAACTCCTGCTTGCTTGCCACTTTTGATCGCTTTGAAAGTGTCCCGTCTTTTTTAAATCCGGCTGAGATAATGGATGAATCGCCTGTCTCAATTGTCTGGTCCATTAACCTGATGACATTTTCATCTCCCAGCAGCAGGCCATTCATTTTAAATTTCTTATAGAGTTCCTGCTCGATATCCTCTAATGTCAGCATTTTTGAAGTGCTGACGATTGGATTATGGACATGGAAATAAAGGACTCCTGCCGGATCGGCTTCAGTCCCGATCAAAGAATTGGAATGGGCAATAATGATGTCCAGATACGTGAGCATCTGCAGAGCAATCCCATAATATACCTCACTGACATTCAAATCCTTGGAGCTGGATTTATAGTCAATTACCCGTAAAAATGTCCCGTTTGTATCCTGAGCCTTGTCTACTCTGTCAATTCTTCCGACAAGCTCCATTTTAGTCCCATTTTTAAGAGGAAAAACAAGCGAAGGGAGTTCTCCTTTTGGTCCAAACCCCAATTCCAGCCCCACTGGCGAGAATCCGCTTGATTTGGCATGCTCACTGATAACATAGGAAGCCCTGCTGATGATTTGCTCAAGCTTTCTCTTAATATAGTGATGTCTGTTCGAGCTTAAAAGAATTTCATTTTGCAGTTTAGGAGCAAGCATTTCAACTGCTTCTTTTGCAAGGATTTCACACTGTTCCCTTGTCATATCTGTCCATGAAAGCTTCTGGGTCATAACTGTTTCTGCGATAAATTTTAAAGCTGCATGGAATAAATCCCCGATATCCGGAGCTTCTAAGCGGTATACCTGTCTTTCCCGCAGCCTTAGTCCATGCTGTGCAAAATGGGAAAATGGACAGCTATGGAATAATTCCATCCTGGAAACACTCGCCTGAATATGATCACCATACAATTCTTTACTGATGTCTGCGCCAAGCTGAAGTGTCCGGTTTTCATAATTCAGGCTGGAAAGAACCTTTAATGCCGGCCTTCTCCAATGCTCATTGTTAAGATAGCAGTTATAAACATCCCACCACAGGTCATAAATTGGATAGCTGCGTTTTTTCAGCTGAAGCTGTGAAGTCAAATACGAAAGTGCAGTATTTAGATTATCCGCATATTCCAGCTGCTCCGTTTCCGGCAGTTCTGCCGGATCCGACATGAAGGAATGCTGCCTGCAATCAGGGAATAAATCTCCCAATCTCTTAATATAAGGAGAAGGCATAAGTGCTTTACCTTCTTCATTTGCCAGCGGGTAACTGATAAAAAGTTTTTCTGATGGAGTAACAAACGCTTTATAGGCTATAAATTCTTCATCAAGAAGTCGTGTACGGCTTCCTGGCGCCAGTTTCATTCCGTTTGTGTTCAGAATTTCTCTGTCATCATCCGCCAGCACACCGTCCTCTGAGAATTTGGCAGGTATTACTCCTTCATTCAGACCAATGACAAAGGCAGCTTTAATATCAGTTAGCCTTGACCTTTCCAAATCGGCCGCCATGACCTGATCGATGGCAGGCGGAACAAGTGTAAATCGAAGCGACTCCAGACCGGCATCCAGAACGGAAGCAAAGCGCTTTAGCGTCACTTCTTCTTCACCAAGCATTTCTACATACTGATCGAGAAGCTCCATAATGGCATTCCATGCTTGTCCATGCTCCCTTGATTTAACAAGGTTCCCTTTTTCCTCTTCAGCTGATTTCCACTTTTCAATCTTCACAGGCACATCCAATTCTTCCAGGTATAAAAATAAAGCTTCACAATATCCGCGGCCATCAGCAGCTTTTTTTAAGCGCCTGTGCAGCCTTAATATTGGGCCTGTAATCATTTCGCGCAAATCACTTAACTCATCTTCTATTCTCTTCTCGGAATCTGTCTGGGCAACCGCTTCAAACTCCAGCCCCCTGATTCTCCTGTATATCCATCTTTTCTTCTTCGTCCATTTGTCTCCTTGAATTCCATAGGCAAGAACATAGTTCTCAAGTCTGTCCATTTGCTCACGAAGCTTGCCGGCGTTTAATTTGGACGGAAAAATCAGTTCCGTTTTTACTGCTCTGAAGATCGGTTCATACCGCCAATTCCCATTGATGATTTCAAGAGTTGACCTAATTAACTCCACAA
This window of the Cytobacillus pseudoceanisediminis genome carries:
- the addA gene encoding helicase-exonuclease AddAB subunit AddA — encoded protein: MKMAIPPKPEDATWTDDQWKAIMAKGQDILVAAAAGSGKTAVLVERIINKIIADEDLINVDELLVVTFTNASAAEMRHRIGEALEKAINADPKSAHLRKQVSLLNRASISTLHSFCLEMIRKYYYMTDIDPGFRIADETEAQLLRDEVLEELFEEEYGKEGNEAFFALVDTFTNDRSDTALQDIIRDLYDFARSNPSPDQYLDSIVEMYNVDGVESLEKLPFVRSLLEDIDLQLKGARQLLEYGLELTKLPGGPAPRAENFIADLHVVNTLIEAKNDSWPMLYEAMQSWSFGRAKTCKGNDYDEGLVEKAKKLRDQAKKIITGLQEELFFRKQESFMRDMAEMKPHIESLVSLVKEFSIRFDQVKTEKGLVDFADLEHYCLEILSSSDEEGRLLPSEAALACRNQFKEVLVDEYQDTNMVQEAILQLVTADSEENGNLFMVGDVKQSIYRFRLAEPNLFLSKYTRFGRDGEETGLRIDLARNFRSRKEVLHGTNYIFKQIMGTSVGEIEYDQAAELIKGAPYSESQEHPVEIAIIDLEGNEKNEPEPESMDEGFDSEELAQSQLEARFMASKIKEIIGNRKEVYNTKTESGRPAKYRDIVILLRSMTWAPQIMEEFKQQGIPVYANLSSGYFEATEVAIMMSLLKVIDNPYQDIPLASVLRSPILGLTEEELAQIRIHNKRGSFYEALTSFCRNDPTLETEELYEKVRPFFDQLKDWRVMARQGSLSELIWHLYRETRFYDFVGGMPGGKQRQANLRALYDRARQYEATSFRGLFRFLRFIERMRDRGDDLGAARALGEQEDVVRLMTIHSSKGLEFPFVFIAGLARNFNTMDLKKPYLLDKEFGFAAKYVNAEKRISYPSLPQIAFKRKKKMEMLAEEMRVLYVALTRAKEKLFLVSSVKSADKKLNQWLQASEHKEWLLNEYDRASANSYLDWIGPSLVRHRDCEALRGEGPVHPLVPAEILEHPSCWNITIIKSEEAAVLSEEANEGETDLLQLVYEGKPVPAESAYKDKVEEQLSWKYSFKQAAQARSKQSVSEVKRQREIFSEEDSGTELIRKINKPLLGRPRFMQEKSLSPAERGTAMHAVMQHIDFSRPATVETISSKMAEMLQNELLTEEQHASIEPQLIVQFFETKLGQRIVQAKSVRREIPFSLSFPAREIYSDWKGEDETVLIQGIVDCVIEDEQGLVLLDYKTDGISGRFKGGFAEAKPVLENRYKVQIDMYTRALEQILKREVNERYLFFFDGAHTLKL
- the addB gene encoding helicase-exonuclease AddAB subunit AddB, with translation MTVRLLIGRSGSGKTEYCLNEIRDELRLNPDGDPIIYLVPEQMTFLSEYKLITTPGLGGMIRSQVYSFTRLAWRILQETGGMSRYHLNSVGISMLIRKIIEDKKDELKLFQRAADKNGFIQQIEQMMTEFKRYCVAPDELAERQQQLSGTGKSNKALQDKLHDLELIYKNFEESLAGKYTDSEDYFRLLAEKASHSEYLKNAEVYIDGFYSFTSQEYSIVEQLMKQCKNVTITLTLDKQFKHSATEELHLFRMAGENYQTIKEMASRNRLGIEEMVITEQKRWCSPSLRHLEAHFDSRPAEAFLGEADIHIGQAVNRRAEIEGVARKINKLVRTDGYRYRDIAVLARNGQDYHDMIETVFHDYEIPFFIDQKRTMLNHPLVELIRSTLEIINGNWRYEPIFRAVKTELIFPSKLNAGKLREQMDRLENYVLAYGIQGDKWTKKKRWIYRRIRGLEFEAVAQTDSEKRIEDELSDLREMITGPILRLHRRLKKAADGRGYCEALFLYLEELDVPVKIEKWKSAEEEKGNLVKSREHGQAWNAIMELLDQYVEMLGEEEVTLKRFASVLDAGLESLRFTLVPPAIDQVMAADLERSRLTDIKAAFVIGLNEGVIPAKFSEDGVLADDDREILNTNGMKLAPGSRTRLLDEEFIAYKAFVTPSEKLFISYPLANEEGKALMPSPYIKRLGDLFPDCRQHSFMSDPAELPETEQLEYADNLNTALSYLTSQLQLKKRSYPIYDLWWDVYNCYLNNEHWRRPALKVLSSLNYENRTLQLGADISKELYGDHIQASVSRMELFHSCPFSHFAQHGLRLRERQVYRLEAPDIGDLFHAALKFIAETVMTQKLSWTDMTREQCEILAKEAVEMLAPKLQNEILLSSNRHHYIKRKLEQIISRASYVISEHAKSSGFSPVGLELGFGPKGELPSLVFPLKNGTKMELVGRIDRVDKAQDTNGTFLRVIDYKSSSKDLNVSEVYYGIALQMLTYLDIIIAHSNSLIGTEADPAGVLYFHVHNPIVSTSKMLTLEDIEQELYKKFKMNGLLLGDENVIRLMDQTIETGDSSIISAGFKKDGTLSKRSKVASKQEFDYLRRYVRKMYRNTGNMITEGDVKIAPYKMKEKTPCTFCAYKSVCQFDESLETNDYRLFVPKPKEDMIEIIKKEVEGDENGHTA